Part of the Vigna angularis cultivar LongXiaoDou No.4 chromosome 1, ASM1680809v1, whole genome shotgun sequence genome, GCGTGTATCAAATGTTTAATCGATTGCATACACATTCAATCTATTAAATTCTGTGAAAATGTAAAACTGTTAAAGCTGAAGGAAAAGCTTcaccgattacattaattgcttaatcgattaaaatttgttaaagttgaaaaatctataaatagacaTATTGCTCTTTGTATTTCAAGAATTATGTGATCTTACACTTTCATAACTAATTGTTTGTTGAGATTTTAATTGCAGGAGCGTTCTGAATTTCTTGAAGAATCAAGATGGCTTCATTGGAAGGAAATCCTTAAAGATTCTTGCAAGAACCTTGTGCTTTCAATTGTTGATCCATATTTTCACTCGAGGTGTATTCTTTAGTGATCAAATTTCATCTACAATCAAGGTTGATAGTGTTCCTGTTGCTGCAGCCAGGAAGAGGACTTTGTGGAGTTCTATTTCTTAGAGTTTGGATTGCTCTAAGGGTGACAAAAAGTGGGTGATCTTTTTGGGTGTATCAGTGAAGAGGAAGCtcaaaaaaatttcattgaCCATTAGAGACTAAGGAAGATTATCCCTCAAAAATAGGCAGTTTTAAATTTCTTCAGGAGAGAAGGTTTTGTGTTTCAAGAGTGGCGGGAAAGACAAGGATTGAATACCTTTGTGGAGATGGCAGACCCATGGTATCCAGAACTGGTAAAGGTCTTTTACTCCAATCTTAAAATAAGTGATGGAACACTATGTTCAAGAGTTATGGGAGTGGACATCAAACTGATAAAGGATGTTTAGTCATCAATAGCTGGATTCGCCTAGGAGGTGGAAAATGTCATCTGGGATTGAAGGAATGCATAAGTTTTTTGTATACTAGAACTGTCTCAAGAATCCAAATGAGCCTAGAGACTATTCTCTCTATAGAACTGGCGGGATGAAGAAATACGACCGTCTATGTGCTTTTGTCATTACCTGGATTCTTCTACCAAAGGGCGACGACCATGCACAAGTGACTACATAGGATATGTGCTTAATCCATGTTCTCAAAGAAAATATCCAAACTGATTAGGCAACAGTAGTATCTGACAACATGCTCAAGGTGACTCGACTGGAATCTGCAAGCCTTCCCTATGCAGTTTTCATGTCAAAGGTGCTCCCTCATTTTCAAGTTAATTATATTGAAGAATCATGTGAGACATACAACAAGAGGAAGATCATTGATAAGTCTGCCTTGCATCATATGAATCTTCAACATGTGCCAAATGGATGGATATTCAAAGATGAAAATCTGGATGAAGAAAAGGTCCCTACTGAATCATCATCTGCCTCCTCCAGGCCTAAATCTGAGTTTGAAAAAACATGGTCAAGTATATTCACTCTCTTTCAACTCTCTGTACATCTCAGTTTAACAAAATCAACAAGGATATAGTTGCTATTAAAGAAAAGTTGTAAATTCAAAGATTGGATGATACTAAAGATGAGAATGAAGAAAAGGTTGATAATGATGATAATGAGGAAGAGAGTATTCCTTATGAGAGTGATGACGTGATAACGGCTGAATATACTGTTATCtatgatgcaattttgatattaaatcaaatatttttgacatagaagcttgcttgaactcttgtttttagtttagttttgtgaataagtgaatcgaggttatactttatgattttattactaaattccCATAATTTTGTAGGTCATGGGTATGTTTTGGAAGGGAAGCAAAAATATCAAGGAGTCGGAACTCAAGAGGGACAGCAAAAGCATTAGAGAAGAAGGCTGAAAAAGGTGCAGGGCGATTGGTTGCCCTTTTCTAGGGCCATCAGCGCCACTCTGCACCGCAGCACGCCTAGGCGCCCTTcaagggcgttgagcgccaattATAGCGTAGTCTCGCCTGCTTGCCCTCTtgggggcgctgagcgccagtttgcTACACCGTTGAGTGCCTGTTTGCCCTCtgaggggcgctgagcgccaatctCCATGCAGTATCGCCTCCTTGCCCTTAGTTAGGGTGCTGAGCGCCAGCGACTTGGGCTTATGGgccaatttttttatctatttaaggaTTTTCTCACCCTAGgatttgtatcttttgatggttgaagcatagaaacacactttttgaCACTTGTGAGGCAGATTTGGAtgtgggagctctcctcttcgttttctagggtttttatctcactttcattccattgtacatcaaggttctccatgacgatggagaactaaactcatttgttgttggggaagatgtaacctctaaactttcatgtatttgaatatgatttgaattattttatgcttctttcattaagtgttagtgattttctcctttgctcaatgtttgttatgttttgatcactCAAAGCATGATGTttagttttctttgttattgggaaatacctagaaaccatGATCTGGAGAATTTCACCCAAAAaaatattgcctagggatagggatatgatgtttggttgtcttaagcttctgtttgTAATGCATAAATtgattattagggatgcaagggattgtggtctaataattaacGATAGACTTTTtacgccgagggatcgggttctaagtaacttagaaagtgacgttaacattttaatgaagaagatgaattcttatatgtaTGAAAGTAAAgaaggtgaaatctaaaccccaacaacataatcacaTATCATCAACATCATTCATTCATTTGTGTCTTAgtctcaattgatcaattttcattcatatttacttttattgcatttgcatttaaaaaacaacaaaataacttttcagtcttaattagttaagtgattacacaattgtttagtgtcgtgaatcttttgggatacgatacttggtcttactatttattattacttgatacaatttggtGCACTTGTCGAGGTCTTAACATGATGATATACTGCTTACCGATATGATATATTGATCTTAGTTAGATTTATCTTATTCTATTAATTTTGGTATGAATGTAATTTTGGCCATAAGGCCTTTCTATCTTGAACACTTATACTGTATTCTGTTTGAATTTCATCTGGttaaatgatattttgttttaagttttcaTATCCTGTGTGTATTAATTTTATGCAATCCATTTTATTGTTTGGATGTTGAAATGTGTGATTGAAATGAGTTGGTAAATAATTGAATGGGATTgaattaatttgtataaatgCATCACTACATGGTCATATACTTACTATCATACACATTCATTCGTGAATTTTAAAATTGCATCACAACTATTGATATTATAATGCTTATTATTATACTAATACTCAACATGTTTGAGAAGGTTGTGATTGCAAGTTGAACATTGATCTTCAAAGGTCAAATGATCAAAACTATGCTTTTGATCACATCTACAATTTTTAACAGATTAAAAGGATTCTTAATCGGTTAAAGAATTCATTATGCAGTTATTTTAATGGGTTAGAttcataatgtaatcgattaaaagtcgCTTAACTTGTTTTCTTGCTTATACCTGCTGACATACATTGcttaacatgtttttattattactcTAATCATATTAAGCATGTCTTAAATATCATGTGTTTCATATTGttcaaaaatgttttgaaaattattacatatgcttcattttgaaaattgcaCCAATGTTGCAAAATTGCTTACACTGctgtatttttttgttgttgctgCATAAGCTGGTATCATGCATTTATAATGCAGTTATACTATGTGCTTCATATCTTTTGCATACTCATATtgagtatttttaaaaattgcaCATGATACAATTTGGTATCCCATTTGAACTCAGTATATACTCTGATttgcatacatatatatattgtcaTATTGTTTTTAACATGATTAAATTGAGCTCTGATTTAAAATTGTGTTAAATCACATACTGTTTAAAGTGCTAAATTGCTCTATGATACGGGGAGCATCACATTCTTTAAATCGTCTATAAGATATTCTTTCTTATGTATCTCTTAGCACTTTGTTTCCATGTTACTTATATTGtcattttttgctaatgcccaaagggggagagtAACTGGAAAATAGATTTCTTAttatgcatcatcaaaaaagggggagattgttgatagggggagctatgTACAGCTAAACCCATATCTCACatatgtgtttttgatgatgataaaagaaatgttttatagtttcttgcacaacaaaatggtaAAATTGTTGCTTGATTATACTTGTGATTGTGCTTAAATTGTTTGTTGTATGCATTCATTGTTTAAATATGAATCATTGGGTGAAACACTTTGCACATTGCATATCTgcatgaaataatcgattaactgtTTGTATATTCTGTTAAATTTCATCAGATATCAGTATATGCTTATTAGAGGCAAAACAAccaagttttaattgattacattatgtgtataatcaattaaaactcattGTTATGATAGTACATTATTACTGAGTGCATTGATGTGTTCTGAAtggaaaaagttttcaaaagtgCTTAAGTATGAAACTTAACCGATTACGTTAATTTCCTAATCGgtcaaaatgaattttatatgaaaacttTTTTCTTGAAAAGCCATAATTATcaataacggtcatattttgaaTGTTGTAGCTTGTATGAAAtgtttaatcgattgcatgcacatttaatttgttaaatcCTGTGCAAATGTAAAATTGTTAAAGTTGAAGAAAgaacttaaccgattacattaattgcttaatcgattaaaatgtgtcagagttgaaaaatctataaatagacgCATTGTTCTCTATGTTTCAACAATTCTGTGATCTTACACTTTCATAACTaattatttgttgaaattttaattgtaGGAGCATTCTAAATTTCTTGAAGAATCAAGATTGCTTCATTGGAAAGAAATCCTTAAAGATTCTTGCAAGAACTTTGTGCTTTCAATTGTTGATCCATATATGCACTCTAGGTGTATTCTTCAGTGATCAGTTTTCATCTACAATCAAGGTTGATTGTGTCCCTGTTGCTGCGGCTAGAAAGTGGGTGATCTTTATGGGTGTATCCTATAATTGATATTGAGTTAGAGAAGAGACTACATTTGAGAAGATTGTTCTCTATATGTCTTGCTTGTAAGAAGTCTATCAATATATTGGGTCCCTTCATTTAAGGTTGATTGAAGGAAAATTGGACGTAGGCAGTGGGCCAAACTAGTATAAACAATTGTGTGAATCTCTTTAGCCCTTCTCTTTCACATTGTTCTTATTCTTGTTTGATTGCATTCCAACAAAACTTCAAAGATTTCAGAAAGCTTtataaagaacaatttttgaaaGGGGAAAACCAATTCACACCCTCCTCTTGTTTGAGTTTATTGGCCTAACTTTTTCTATAATCATCAAATCAATAAAACCCCTGATAGCAACGTTATGACCTCGACCTTTTTCCTCTTTGATTTCCCTTTCGTGAGGCAGTACCAAAACCTCCTCGCTTGCAACATGCCTTCCTTGCTGAAATGAAGCCACCAACGACAACGTCTACCACTATGCAAAATCCCTTCACGATCGTCGCAAAGCCCTATTTTGCCTCTTCTTCTACACCGTGAaggcttcttcatcttcacataTCTAAGCGCTACATCTCACCTCCACCACTAGTGCCTCTGTGATACAAATGAAAGCATTGTCGGCTGGCCACTCCAACGTCGTCGTTGTTAGGGTGATGGATAGCGTGGTAGGAGGGATGCAGAGTTGAGGTAGGGATTTGTAACTAGGTGACAAGGAAGCAGATTGATTTTTTCTACGACCTTTGGGGTGGTTTCTTAAAGATGCTGATAAACTTTAGTGGTTGGAGAGGAGTAATTGTTTGTTGATGGCAACCATGTTTGCTAGGACTCGAGGGTGATAATAAGAGGATGGAGGTTGGGGGATGCAAATCCTGTGTGGGTTTTCTCTTATTATGGGTGAACCAATGGTCGTGCTCTATTTTACTTGGAGAATGAAGGTTGTTAAAAGTGGATGAATGGATAATGACATGCATAATGATTATTGGATTTATATGATTTGGTATTGAGGTGGTTGATAAAGGTCGAAGTATGGATTGGGAAATGTTGTCGTGGGTTGTGTCTGGGAATGAAGGAGGTGGATGGGTTAGAATGGATGAGAGGAAACCTAATAGGGGTTGTGATGGTAAGCGTTGATGGTGAAGAATGGGGAATGTAAAAAAGAACTGACACAAATAATCTCCAATGTAATTTAGTGTGGTGATTTTCATTAAACTTTTGACAACTTTTAAATAGGTACAAATAAAACTTTGGACcaagtaaaaagaataaaaaattgaaacaaaatatcaacttactcaaaataaaaaaaactacataaTCTATCTCTAAATAATCAAAACTATCAATCTTTATCTCATCTTTATCAAACTAATATTATTGtactaaaactattaaaataagactcaaacaaaattactaataaaCCCCTTAGATTAAAGTTTATCTAACAAAACtccccataaacttaaattttttcatcCTTCATCCTGTACTCCAATTTCTCTGTGCATCATCTCGCACCTGGCTTGCCTCTTTCAACCAGATTCaaattcttgattttcttcatGACTTACTTCTCAATTGCTTTGACTGACATCCCAATTACCTTTGTTGACTTCATTTGCATTATGAGTGACCTCTTTTTTCCCGTTTTAAcattttctatttcttattttctctaTTTGTCTTCCCAATAGCCATGCTGCCAACATGATCTACCACAAACTCAATatcactattttttaattttgattggtCAACAGCTACTTCACTATGGTGGTAGCGCTGCTCCTTAAGCTCCAACATTTGTTTGTGCTTTAACATCTCAACATTTGTTTGTCCAAGTTCGCAACCCTCATTATCATGACCTCTAACATCTTTGCCGAGCTCTGCATCACCTCAACCATCTCTGATGAGCTTCAAATTATCATGATATTATCCTTGTACTTTGCCGAGCTACTAATGTTTTCCATCAACTTTGCTGATTTGATATCATGTTCCTCATTATCTTTTCGAGCTTACCTCATCCATTGCAGGGACCGACCTGACCTCATTTATTATTAAGACTAAGTTATCCACTTCGTTCAGCACCGAGTTCTCCACTTCCACACTTTCTACCAAGCTTTGTAGATCTTAGCAATTCGGCTTGACTCATTCTCACCCAGGCTCCCTTCATACTGCTTTGAGATGTTTAGAGGCACCACCAAGCTAATCGACCTTTTCTCAAGTTCAGCTGGGCTACTTAGTCTCCATACAAAAACATTTGGGCTCTCCAATTTGTTGACCGAGCTTCCTACCGAGCTCTTCAATGCTCATTGGTCATTTGTGCTCTCTATCGATCTTTCTAGTTGATGTGATCATGTTCAGGAAAGAATATGatcttttcataattttaatccCCAATAGGCACAAGAAAAGTAAATCAGAGAAAAATGTAGAATAAGGCAAGGATGAAGATGTCACAATCTAGCATATCGATAAGtcaaatgaaaatttgtcacaaagatgttaatcttttgATAAAAATCAGAGTTCAAATCCAAGAACCTAGAGAATCATTTCTTAAAGAACGCAAACGCATATAATATGACTCAAAagtgtctacatatgtatttgatGCTCATATATATaggtaaaagaaaattacaaatatttttaattgccTAAATTATTGTATAATTATTGTCCAAGCCATGATCTTCATGTCCCTTAAATTCCAATCTTTATGGAGCATCATAAGCCTTGAGGAGATTTATTCTTCCAACTGTTTGCTCTTTGACCTTGTCATAAGTCTTTTGAATTACAATGACTCTTTCTCAAGTCTTCTTCTACAGGATCAAGGCATAGTCCTCTATCACCAGTTGATCTTTCAAGTTCTCACCCGAGTTCTCCAAAAGACTTTCCATATGAGATCTCATGTTGTCATCGTGCTCTTCCAAGTTGATAATATGCTCAACTAGCTTTTAACCCAGTTCTAATACCACTTTGTAGAAAAAAACGTGACACACAACTAATCTGCATTATAATTTACTGTAGTGATTTTCATTGAACTTTGACAACCTTTAAATAGGAACAAATAGAACCTTAGACCAagtataaagaataaaaactaaaaacaaaatatcaactCACTCAATAAAAAAACTACATAATTTATCTCTATctatattaagaataaaataatattacaccTAAATAATCAAAACTACAAATCTCTATCTTATCTTTATCAAAACTAATATTACTATactcaaactaataaaataagactgaaacaaaattattaataaattccTTAAATTATCTAACAATTAATATTTGACAtttgattgaaaaaataatattataattaaattaaaaaattagagactaaattaatatttccACCCAGGAGAAACCTGCCTTGTTATAAAACTGTTACATGTCGTGTACCATGATGACAAAATGGTATCTAGGTATAACTTATTATAAACATTCCCAGAAAAGCTATCGATCACTATCTTATTtctattaaactaatattattagATTTAAACTAACAAAGTAAagcttaaacaaaattattaataaatcttTACATTATCTAAGGAacgaagaaaaagaagagaccACGACGGCAGATACTGCATAGGACCATATTATATTAATGAGTAATAAGTAAGCTTAATATTCTATCgctaaactaaattaaataaaattaatattggattaaaaataaaaatattatgattaaattaaaaaatagagactaaattaatatttaaattactttttaaaatgtttatttaattcTGAATTAATAaatggtttaataggttcggaggtccctatatttgtggttttgtttcaattgggtcctccaattttgaaagtgatcaattttgtccctaatttaacaaaattgagtcaataataccctttccgttaaatgcaatggacgacattaactttttaaacatgtggtatgttgaagcatccttcaaataaaactgtgcaacctgcaaataaaaggatgtctcaacatgccacatgtttaaaaagttaacgtcgtccattacatttaacggaaagggtattattgactcaattttgttaaattagggaccaaattgatcacttttaaaattagaagacccaattgaaacgaacccacaaatataaggacctccgaacctattaaaccttaataaattaatcatttaaaaaaagtgtataaattattattttaatattttaaaattaaatgtaaaataaccattttagatattttaaaatttaaataaatatctattttaaattaaaaataatatgttttggaaaatataatataatagttaaaaaaatagaaaaactaggTCGAAATGGCCTAATTTTCCACCCAGGAGAAACCTGACTTGTTATAAAACTGTTCTATGTCATGTACCATGATGACAAAGTGGCGTCAAGGTATAACTTATTGCAAACATTCCCATATAAACAGTTTTTACTTATTTGTTGTAAATATACTTTGAATAGGAAATCAAATTactttatgtttaaaaataactattgGTTCTGACTCCattgattttggtttttaaGTTTTCATCTTACAGATAaatcttttcatgtttttttttaaattatattcaacTCATAGCTATTAAGTGagttagaaattattaaaaagtatatataaattgattcacgagttaaaactaaaaagataaaaatgacaATTGAcgataaaatcaaataataaattatttatatgaaaataaaaatgtaatcaTTTTACATAAGAAATTTGGTAGAGttactaaatttatataaattttaaataaaaaaataatatatataaatttgataataaaaaggAGTGAACCAATAGAAGCTCGCCAACACCTTACTGTACCTAATCACATTACCAATTGACTCCCTCACCTTATCGTATCTCTTCTTCAATTCAGCAAAACTCTCTATCCTCCTTTGCCTGATCTGTTTAACAATTTCTTCGTCCATTGCGCTCGGCCTGATTCAATATCGGGTATTTTCTTCTTAGCTTTTGTTCGGAATTGATTTCTGTAATTTAGTTTGTTGTCTTAGATGGGTGTTTGACTATTTGGCTTAACATAGAAAGAAATGTTTGACCCGGAAGATGGTTGCTTCTATAAGGTTTAAATTGCAAATTGTTGATCGTAGGGACTTTGTTATTTGAGTTTGAGTTATTTTTCAGGTCAATTGCTgcgtttgtttgtttttgtctgTAATTAGATGATCCAGTGCTTTCTGTTATTTGTAAAAGTTTCTCGTTCACcaattgtttgatgaaatgtatAGCTTTGGTTTGTATGGATATTAAGGCTACTAGGGATAACATTGATAACATGTTTTGATCGTTTCCTTAATCTTTTACTTATAGAGGTCAGGGATGGCTCCTTTCGCAATTGCAACATTGGGAACTTCTCACACCTGCATCATCCCAAAGCCTGCGAATTTGAAAGTTCCAATTCGCTGCTCCGctgcttctccttctccttcttcgaTTTCCACTCGATCAAAAGCCTCTGACTTTGATTTGAGGACATATTGGGCTTCTCTAATGGTGCAGATCAATCAGAAGCTCGACGAAGCCATTCCAGTTCAGTTTCCTCCGCAGATATATGAAGCTATGCGGTATTCAGTCCTTGCCAAAGGTGTCAAGCGAGCCCCACCTGTTATGTGTATCTCTGCATGTGAACTCTTTGGGGGCAGCCGCCTTGCCGCCTTCCCTACTGCCTGCGCCCTTGAAATGGTAATTAGTTTTTTGCACCCAGTCAATCTTGCTTTGATTctgttgatttattttttattttttagttatgaTCTGAGGCATTTGAGTGAATTGCCTTATCATTGtcaagtttttattttcattatagtACAGTTTTATCACTTATTATACCAATTTTATTGGTAGCATGGTTAGTTTTAGGAGTGCCATGTTATTCATGTAAATAAGTGTTTTGGATTCCATCTTTTGCTAGCTGTATTTGCATCACAGTACCTGCCTTTAGATGAACTGTTAATTTAACAATACCTTTATTTGCAGTTTGCAATTTTCTTGAACAAAATAGATTCTCTGAATCCGTATGTTTTGAACTCCTGATGGATACAAAATGGAAATTATGAAGTATTGGCATGTACTTCACTAAAAAGTAATGACAGTAAACTGAATGTGTTTTTGAGTATTTCTAAACATACATGGTTTTAAGTTTATTGTTAATCTTATATTTCTGTGGCAATCAGGTTCATGCAGCTTCATTGATACATGATGATCTTCCCTGCATGGATGACTCCCCGTCACGCCGTGGGAAACCTTCAAATCATACCATCTATGGTGTTGACATGGCAATTCTTGCTGGTGATGCGCTTTTTCCCCTTGGATTTCGTCACATTGTTTCACAGACTCCGTCTGACCTTGTGCCTGAGCACAATCTTCTTCGTGTGATTGCCGAGATGGCTCGATCTGTGGGCTCCACTGGTATGGCTGCAGGGCAGTTCCTGGATCTTGAAGGAGGATCCAATGCAGTTGAatttatacaagaaaaaaagtttGGTGAAATGGGAGAGTGTTCTGCAGTGTGTGGAGGATTGTTGGCTGGAGCTGAAGATAATGAGATAGAGAGACTGAGGAGGTACGGGAGAGCTGTTGGGCTATTGTATGCAGTTGTGGATGATATTCTGGAAGATGGGTTGAAAGTTGAGGGAGGTGTTGACGGGAAAAACAAGGGCAAGAGTTATGCAGAGGTTAATGGAGTAGAAAAGGCAATAGAAAAAGCTGAAGAGCTCAGAGAAAAGGCTAAGGAAGAATTGGATGGATTTGAGAAGTACGGGGAGCGAGTCTTTCCTCTCTACAGTTTTGTGGATTATGCATTTGATAGAAGCTTCAATGCTGATGATGCCAGTGGATAATgggtttttgttatttatatagtTCTTTGATTGGTTGACTAAGTGAGAATCGATCATTGCATTGCATGACATGAGAACTTACAGGTTTTGAACGCGgaactctcaaatccattccATCAATCTCACCTTTTAAACTTTCCCGTCCATTTGTGGTCGATATCTTCTTGACTATTAAAAGGGATGAGGAAGTTGAGGCAAGGACCCAAAAGGAGGGCATATCTAGTTTAGTATGTTTTCCTGTAGAACATTTGATACGGAGTTAGCATTCCAAGACCCTAAGAAACtaatattatcatttattttgtGACTTTTGTTAAATATGTTCAACGGATACTAAATGTCTCTTTGATTATCAAGTGAAATGGAGTTTACAGATTTGATAACACACAGTTAGAattaaattttctgaaaaaaaaaaatgtggtaTACACACATTCTTTATTCTCTATACCTCTTAAGGACGGTCATTTGCTGGGCTTTTTTGGTGGTAACACAGACATGATCTTGATGAGAAATACCACTTGAAGTTGATATCAGTTGGCCTTTTATAACTCTAAACAtgcttttgaaaataaaattttaatgtaacACGCTGTAGATGTAAGCAAATTTGATGATTCAATATGGTTGGTGGCAATCTGGTTGGTGGTAGGGATGGGcaattaattgaaaaacattGAACTATCAATTgtacaatattatataaaaaataatgaactcTTTAGATTAAAAATTGAAGTGTATCATTTTATacctcaattttaaaaaactaaatccATAAAGTTATAGCTTAGATAactatttaaagttattttattttatactttttatttgtttgagtcTTGAAGTTACAATCCAGTTTGTTTGCTATCGATTCGACCAAACTTTGGTCGGGTTGACTCGACCAAATTTTGTTCAAAATCGATTCAATCGAGTTTCAATCGTTGACATCTTGATTGAATTCAACTGAATTTGGGTCGGTCTCAACATTTTTGTCAAACCTGACCCGTTTTGACATTTGACCCGACCTAACTCCTCTTGACTTTTGGTCTGGTCCGTCTCAAATTTAGATCAGGTTGGTCTATCTCAACCTTCAGTCTGACCCGACTCCTCTTGATCTTTGGTGTATTCCGACCTATCTCAAAGTTGTGTTGGTGTTAAAGTagaaaacaaattttagttCAACTTGGTTCAGTGCAATGTAgtagaagaaaaatatagttCACTTTAGTTCatctaaactaatttttaattttgtgtagTTCAGACAAACTACTTTTTCGTTCATTAAAGTTTTTAATCGTGTAGTTCATTTTACCAACTCCTAATTGGTGGATGTTGATAAGTTTtgcaactttatttaaatatcctCGTATTATGTCCCttaaattaagtattatttcaatattttctttaattgtaaaataatgattagataaaaaatatttgtaatttaattttcattgtaACAATATGAAATTGAATATAGGTACATTTGGACTCTCGTATTCATCTACTACTTGATTTTTCTCTTAACAAATGGTAAATTTGtagttacaaaatatttttgtggaaatatcttgttttttatgtattattttcataattcttGTTTGACAATATTGTAGAAGTTAcataactaattattattatagttaaatatatttttaatcccTAAACTTTGACGTAAAATTGGAATTTATtcctatttgaaattttaatatacttttggttttcaaactttaaaaatgaattaatgtaATCATTTTAACGTAATtatgttaaatgtttttaaagtgTCAAACATGTTTCATGCTAGTATTTGAATGTACAATGTCTAAGAAACGTGTTTGACACGTAAAagtattaacataatta contains:
- the LOC108347877 gene encoding heterodimeric geranylgeranyl pyrophosphate synthase small subunit, chloroplastic — encoded protein: MAPFAIATLGTSHTCIIPKPANLKVPIRCSAASPSPSSISTRSKASDFDLRTYWASLMVQINQKLDEAIPVQFPPQIYEAMRYSVLAKGVKRAPPVMCISACELFGGSRLAAFPTACALEMVHAASLIHDDLPCMDDSPSRRGKPSNHTIYGVDMAILAGDALFPLGFRHIVSQTPSDLVPEHNLLRVIAEMARSVGSTGMAAGQFLDLEGGSNAVEFIQEKKFGEMGECSAVCGGLLAGAEDNEIERLRRYGRAVGLLYAVVDDILEDGLKVEGGVDGKNKGKSYAEVNGVEKAIEKAEELREKAKEELDGFEKYGERVFPLYSFVDYAFDRSFNADDASG